In Nitrospirota bacterium, a genomic segment contains:
- a CDS encoding FAD-dependent thymidylate synthase → MPPEKSAYALARYSRSPDSIESSLRWVHGHSSEKFWDQFYFDYGHASIADLGHVIICFENISELAAIRLEDEPLWDGQAKSSRYQNFASGGWFVPDSIRGSETEGTYYGILRSLAEIYRLLHQPVTEFLSKREPCPQSMKQADYQRTIDARAFDVTRYLLPLAARTNVGQVVSIRTLEKQITRLLSSQLPELRAIGDELKDSCQRSPINLWGELCGQSAGAHEPLAPTLARHATSNDYQTSVYQNLAKYAKEALRGTGLDQPTAWGAPEPVDLIELHDPMDEIVTTLLYRVSHASYRNILALVRSWTEKQKQEAVDVATSARGPYDELIKEFRSGYAFTFDVLMDIGGWRDMHRHRRCQQIQQNFTTVHGYEVPPPLVQAGLDQEYRQAMDAVRSDIEQLRKTSAEGSLYATPFGFKVRCLFKMDYAEAEYIAKLRSGVKGHWSYRTVAWLMKQKLSARYPALGDRIQATSPDIEDTLTR, encoded by the coding sequence ATGCCGCCCGAGAAGTCTGCATACGCCCTGGCCCGGTACAGCCGTTCACCTGACTCTATCGAGAGCAGCCTCCGCTGGGTGCACGGGCATTCATCTGAAAAGTTCTGGGATCAGTTTTACTTCGACTATGGTCATGCGTCGATTGCCGACCTTGGCCATGTCATCATCTGCTTTGAGAACATCTCGGAACTCGCCGCGATTCGGCTTGAAGACGAGCCCTTGTGGGATGGCCAGGCAAAATCAAGCCGATATCAGAACTTTGCCTCAGGCGGGTGGTTCGTGCCGGATTCCATCCGAGGGTCGGAAACGGAAGGCACGTACTACGGCATTCTTCGAAGTCTTGCCGAAATCTATCGGCTCTTACACCAACCGGTCACAGAATTTCTTTCGAAGCGTGAACCGTGCCCGCAGTCGATGAAACAGGCCGATTACCAGCGTACGATTGACGCCCGTGCATTTGATGTGACGCGGTATCTCCTGCCCCTCGCGGCCAGGACGAATGTCGGGCAGGTTGTCAGTATCAGGACATTAGAGAAGCAAATCACCAGACTGTTGTCATCACAGCTGCCGGAGCTTCGTGCAATCGGAGACGAACTAAAAGATTCCTGCCAACGGTCACCCATCAATCTCTGGGGTGAGCTGTGTGGTCAGTCGGCCGGAGCGCATGAGCCCCTCGCCCCGACCCTCGCCCGCCATGCGACGTCAAACGACTACCAGACCTCGGTCTACCAGAACCTCGCCAAATACGCGAAGGAAGCACTCAGGGGAACCGGGTTGGATCAACCGACAGCCTGGGGGGCGCCGGAGCCTGTGGACCTCATCGAACTCCACGATCCAATGGACGAAATCGTGACCACCTTGCTATACCGTGTCTCACACGCATCCTATCGGAACATCCTCGCGCTCGTCCGCTCCTGGACAGAAAAGCAAAAACAGGAGGCTGTCGACGTGGCGACGAGTGCACGAGGGCCTTATGACGAACTGATCAAAGAATTTCGAAGCGGTTATGCGTTCACGTTCGATGTGCTGATGGACATCGGGGGCTGGCGCGACATGCATCGGCATCGGCGTTGTCAGCAGATTCAACAGAACTTTACGACGGTGCATGGCTATGAAGTCCCACCACCGCTCGTGCAGGCAGGATTGGATCAGGAGTACCGGCAGGCGATGGACGCAGTCCGCTCGGACATTGAACAACTGAGGAAAACGAGCGCGGAGGGGTCGCTCTACGCGACGCCGTTTGGATTCAAAGTGCGTTGCCTTTTCAAGATGGACTATGCAGAAGCCGAGTACATCGCGAAACTGCGCTCTGGTGTGAAAGGCCACTGGTCGTACCGGACGGTGGCTTGGTTGATGAAACAGAAACTTTCGGCGCGCTACCCCGCACTTGGAGATCGCATCCAGGCGACCTCGCCGGACATTGAAGACACCCTCACGAGATAA
- a CDS encoding histidine--tRNA ligase, whose protein sequence is MDSIKGIKGVKDILPEETPRWRLIEETARRWALCYGYQEIRIPIFELTALFSRSIGSATDIVEKEMYTFPDRDGASLTLRPEGTAGTVRSFIEHNRAADPLPQKYFYIGPMFRHERPQAGRLRQFHQFGVEFFGTTDPRADIEVIALLWHLLSDLALPDLTLEINSLGSSGDRAGYIPLLGSFLSQRQADLCENCRRRMDTNPLRVLDCKVPDCRAATESAPRLTDHLSSEARIHFDEVLGGLHALGVPYQLNPRLVRGLDYYCLTSFEITSTHLGAQNAVGAGGRYDGLVETLGGPSVPAVGFALGLERVSLMLHKRSSPLRDACLYYVAAFGEEGKKRGLVLLDELRRAGLSAQCDYRATSLKAHLRQADRANCRYAILLGDDEAARGSIILRDLESKAQEVLPLAGLAPVLTHRALPT, encoded by the coding sequence ATGGATTCGATCAAAGGCATCAAAGGTGTCAAGGATATCCTTCCGGAGGAAACGCCACGGTGGCGTCTCATTGAAGAGACCGCGAGGCGCTGGGCGCTTTGTTATGGATATCAGGAGATCCGTATTCCCATCTTCGAACTGACTGCGCTCTTCTCCCGGAGTATCGGATCGGCGACGGACATTGTCGAGAAAGAGATGTATACCTTTCCTGACCGAGACGGGGCATCATTGACGTTGCGCCCGGAAGGGACGGCCGGCACGGTCCGTTCCTTCATCGAGCACAATCGTGCGGCTGATCCACTCCCGCAGAAGTATTTCTACATTGGTCCAATGTTCCGCCACGAGCGACCGCAGGCAGGGCGCCTGAGGCAGTTTCATCAATTCGGCGTCGAATTCTTCGGCACAACGGACCCTCGCGCTGACATCGAGGTCATTGCGCTCCTGTGGCATCTGCTATCTGACTTGGCTCTGCCGGACTTGACCCTCGAGATTAATAGCCTCGGAAGCTCTGGTGATCGCGCTGGCTACATACCCCTCTTGGGCTCGTTTCTCTCACAACGGCAAGCTGATCTCTGTGAAAACTGTCGGCGCCGTATGGACACGAATCCCTTGCGGGTGTTGGATTGCAAAGTGCCTGACTGCCGAGCTGCGACCGAGTCAGCCCCCAGGTTGACGGATCACCTTTCCAGTGAAGCCCGTATACATTTTGACGAGGTGCTCGGCGGTCTTCATGCCCTGGGAGTGCCTTATCAACTCAATCCTCGCTTGGTCCGCGGGCTCGACTACTACTGCTTGACAAGTTTTGAAATTACGTCGACTCATTTGGGCGCTCAGAATGCCGTCGGTGCAGGTGGCCGTTACGACGGCTTGGTCGAAACACTCGGCGGTCCTTCTGTTCCTGCTGTAGGATTCGCGCTCGGGCTTGAGCGCGTGTCGCTGATGCTCCACAAGAGATCCTCACCGTTACGAGACGCATGTCTCTATTACGTGGCAGCATTCGGGGAAGAAGGGAAGAAGCGTGGGTTGGTTCTTCTCGATGAACTCCGAAGAGCTGGCCTTTCTGCCCAATGTGACTATCGCGCGACCTCGCTCAAGGCCCATCTTCGACAGGCCGATCGCGCGAACTGCCGTTATGCGATTCTGTTAGGCGATGATGAAGCAGCTCGTGGATCGATTATCCTCCGCGACCTTGAATCGAAGGCTCAGGAAGTACTTCCTCTCGCAGGGCTTGCCCCGGTCCTTACACATCGCGCTTTGCCTACATAG
- a CDS encoding DsrE family protein — translation MADRKLGLLLSTPPSHPSVETVVELARAALRRGIEVYLYLIDEGVRTATDRRYLGLIDAGVKMSVCAYGCQRHGVPTVVIDSRASLSGLVVLSGIIDGCDRFLAFT, via the coding sequence ATGGCGGATCGCAAGCTGGGCCTCCTGTTATCCACACCCCCGTCCCATCCGAGTGTTGAAACTGTCGTTGAGTTGGCTCGGGCGGCGTTGCGTCGGGGAATCGAGGTCTATCTCTATCTTATTGATGAAGGAGTAAGGACAGCCACAGACCGACGCTATCTTGGCTTGATTGACGCCGGCGTGAAGATGTCTGTTTGTGCGTATGGCTGTCAGCGACACGGAGTTCCAACGGTTGTTATCGATTCGAGGGCTTCTTTGTCCGGGCTGGTTGTACTATCCGGGATCATTGATGGCTGCGACCGTTTTCTTGCCTTTACATAA
- a CDS encoding DsrE family protein — translation MSKRIAVVISEDPRTTARPVEALRIALGLYAGDHKLTVILLGQAPLLLKEDLEDITDGEILEKYLPSFKHLSIPFVIEEGTVLDVGMKDFSVTTLPADDIRRFVRSVERSLIF, via the coding sequence ATGTCAAAACGGATCGCCGTCGTCATTTCGGAAGATCCCCGTACGACGGCTCGCCCAGTTGAGGCACTGAGGATCGCCTTGGGGCTTTATGCAGGGGACCATAAGCTGACTGTTATTCTCCTAGGCCAAGCGCCGCTTCTCCTGAAGGAAGACTTGGAAGACATCACTGATGGCGAGATTCTCGAAAAATATCTTCCTTCTTTCAAACACCTCTCCATCCCTTTTGTCATTGAGGAGGGAACGGTGCTGGACGTCGGCATGAAGGATTTTTCTGTGACAACTCTACCGGCAGATGACATAAGACGCTTTGTGAGGTCGGTTGAGAGAAGTCTCATTTTTTGA
- the dnaA gene encoding chromosomal replication initiator protein DnaA encodes MMNIASEWQNALAYIQGKVPKQVYDTWFTPIHLERIEGSTAQLVVPNKFFGDWLSQHYGSLLAEAISHTRGGEEMTIAFIISQKQPQKQSEASADSSPGRQNTGARTKRGMLLNPKYSFKNFVVGAGNQFAHAACMAVAEQPAKAYNPLFIYGQTGLGKTHLLNAIGNYVAERSDLRIAYLTTEQFTNEVINSIRYDKMPDLRKRYRHIDMLMIDDIHFLAGKERTQEEFFHTFNALYEAHKQLVLSSDRFPKDMPDIEERLRSRFEWGLIADLQPPDVETRIAILRKKSEDEGVTLPEDVIQFLATTMKSNIRELEGSLVRLSAYASLTGQTITLEMAKNVLRDLIGSKKKIVSMDDIQETVGARFHVKITDLKSRRRSKTLVHPRQIAMYLCRELTDSSYPEIGRQFGGKDHTTIIHACKQVMKAKDSDSVLCATLDSLKEQILRA; translated from the coding sequence ATTATGAATATTGCGAGCGAATGGCAGAATGCCTTGGCCTATATTCAAGGCAAGGTTCCAAAGCAAGTTTACGATACATGGTTTACACCGATTCACCTCGAGCGAATTGAGGGATCCACGGCTCAACTTGTTGTGCCGAATAAATTTTTTGGTGACTGGTTAAGTCAACACTATGGATCTCTCTTGGCCGAAGCGATCTCTCACACTCGAGGTGGAGAAGAGATGACGATCGCGTTCATCATCTCCCAGAAACAACCCCAGAAACAGTCTGAGGCCAGTGCGGATTCCTCTCCTGGTCGTCAAAACACAGGGGCAAGGACGAAGCGGGGAATGCTGCTCAACCCAAAGTATTCATTTAAGAATTTCGTAGTCGGTGCCGGAAACCAATTTGCCCATGCCGCCTGTATGGCGGTCGCTGAACAACCGGCGAAGGCCTATAATCCACTTTTTATCTATGGCCAGACTGGGCTAGGGAAAACGCATCTCTTGAACGCGATCGGAAACTATGTCGCTGAGCGGAGTGATCTGAGGATTGCCTATTTGACGACAGAGCAGTTTACAAACGAGGTGATCAACTCCATTCGATACGACAAAATGCCGGATCTTCGGAAGCGCTATCGTCACATCGACATGTTGATGATCGACGACATTCATTTCTTGGCAGGCAAAGAACGTACGCAGGAAGAATTTTTTCACACGTTCAATGCCCTCTATGAAGCGCATAAACAGCTTGTCCTCTCGAGCGATCGCTTTCCGAAAGACATGCCTGATATCGAGGAGCGGTTGAGGTCACGGTTTGAATGGGGACTCATCGCTGATCTCCAGCCGCCGGACGTTGAGACACGAATAGCTATCTTGCGGAAAAAGTCCGAGGACGAGGGCGTCACGTTGCCGGAAGATGTCATCCAGTTTCTCGCCACGACGATGAAGAGCAACATTCGCGAACTGGAGGGTTCACTGGTGCGTCTCAGTGCGTATGCCTCGCTGACCGGCCAGACGATTACACTGGAAATGGCAAAGAACGTGCTCCGGGATCTGATCGGCAGCAAGAAAAAGATCGTGTCAATGGACGACATTCAAGAAACAGTGGGCGCGCGCTTCCACGTGAAAATCACCGACCTGAAATCTCGCCGGAGAAGCAAGACATTGGTACATCCGAGACAGATCGCCATGTATCTCTGTCGGGAGCTCACGGATTCCTCGTATCCCGAGATTGGCCGGCAGTTCGGAGGCAAAGACCACACGACGATCATCCATGCCTGCAAGCAGGTGATGAAAGCGAAAGACAGCGACAGCGTATTGTGTGCCACCTTGGACAGCCTGAAGGAACAGATCCTACGAGCGTGA
- the dnaN gene encoding DNA polymerase III subunit beta — protein MKLRMGRVELLTGLQRVQGVVEKRNTMPILSNILMEAKQDGVEIIATDLEIGMRGHYKATVEKPGGVTVSARKLYEIIKELAVGEIEIISGDNNWTTIHAGKSQFKIVGLPSTDYPALPAIEREGLIPLAGAGFLELIRKTLFAAGDNDARYILNGLLVTLISSEKKTIIRLVGTDGHRLAVAEQEVGKAGAKGAPQEIKAIIPKKAAHEMQRLLEEGGEGEPLIGFTKNLMIFRKSGLLLTSRLMEGNYPNYQQVIPKESGRRIGVNRNELESALRRVSVLSRDKASAVKVSFVSGQLTLFSSNPDFGEATEELAAQYEGETLNTGFNARYLLDVLAVMDGETISLQMDNPLSPCLIQESDSPGFKCVVMPIKV, from the coding sequence ATGAAACTGCGCATGGGACGGGTTGAGCTCTTAACGGGTCTCCAGCGGGTCCAGGGTGTCGTTGAGAAGCGCAATACGATGCCGATCCTCTCGAATATCTTGATGGAGGCGAAACAGGATGGAGTGGAAATTATCGCCACCGACCTCGAAATCGGTATGCGTGGGCACTACAAGGCTACTGTCGAGAAGCCCGGGGGGGTGACAGTCTCGGCCCGGAAGCTCTACGAGATCATAAAGGAACTGGCGGTCGGTGAGATCGAGATCATCTCGGGTGATAATAATTGGACGACGATTCACGCGGGGAAGAGCCAGTTTAAGATCGTTGGACTTCCCAGTACCGACTACCCCGCGCTTCCCGCGATCGAACGGGAAGGGCTCATTCCCCTTGCTGGAGCCGGCTTCCTGGAGTTGATTCGGAAGACACTCTTCGCCGCCGGAGACAATGACGCACGCTACATTCTCAACGGCCTCCTGGTGACCCTGATCTCGTCGGAGAAGAAAACGATCATACGGTTGGTCGGCACCGATGGACATCGTCTGGCGGTAGCCGAGCAAGAAGTTGGAAAGGCAGGCGCCAAAGGCGCTCCGCAGGAAATCAAAGCGATCATTCCGAAGAAGGCAGCACATGAGATGCAGCGTCTTCTGGAAGAAGGCGGGGAGGGTGAGCCCTTGATCGGGTTCACCAAAAATCTCATGATTTTCCGGAAGAGCGGCCTGCTGCTGACGTCGAGGCTTATGGAAGGGAATTACCCGAATTATCAGCAAGTCATTCCGAAAGAGAGCGGCAGGAGGATCGGTGTCAATCGTAACGAGCTGGAAAGCGCGCTACGACGAGTCTCCGTGCTGTCACGCGATAAGGCAAGTGCGGTGAAAGTGTCCTTTGTTTCCGGACAGCTGACCTTGTTTTCCAGCAATCCTGATTTTGGCGAAGCAACCGAAGAGCTCGCGGCACAGTACGAGGGGGAGACCCTGAACACCGGGTTCAACGCCCGCTACTTGTTGGATGTCCTCGCGGTGATGGACGGAGAAACGATTTCTCTGCAAATGGACAATCCGCTGAGCCCCTGTTTGATTCAGGAATCAGACAGTCCTGGGTTCAAGTGTGTGGTCATGCCGATTAAAGTTTGA
- the gyrB gene encoding DNA topoisomerase (ATP-hydrolyzing) subunit B, giving the protein MASKDSETTPQTDSYGADQIKVLEGLDAVRKRPAMYIGSTGVDGLHHLVYEVVDNSVDEHMAGFGETIEATIHIDGSVTVVDNGRGIPTGMHSIQKKSAAEVALTVLHAGGKFEQGAYTVSGGLHGVGISVVNALSEWLELEIWQDGQVFEQRYERGKSTGPLKVTGKTKRRGTMVTFKPDEQVFETLDFSFDVLAQRLRELAFLNKGLEITLKDERKEPVKEQVFKYKGGIVSFVEHLNEAKVPLHKPIYVQVEKSEMVLEVALQYNDSYAENLFSFANNINTKEGGTHLVGFKAALTRTINTYANTNDLLKKDTESLTGDDVREGLTAVVSVKVRNPQFEGQTKAKLGNSEVKGIVESAVNDALGTYFEENPTVARKVIGKAIDAARAREAARKAKELIRRKSALDGGSLPGKLADCAEKDPALSELYIVEGDSAGGSAKQGRDRKFQAILPLKGKILNVEKARFDKMLSSDEIRTLIMALGTGIGRKREESEKADKDAFDISKARYHKIILMTDADVDGSHIRTLLLTFFFRQMPELLERGYIYIAQPPLFKVKKGKTERYLKDEPALNEHLADIAVEDVEVYMEGAQGYVTGRRLLPILKKLIAFETLLGRLNKKPHEASMVRAFVCEPGLDRDLLKNAAALKKVLANVKKTLAVVYPKLTATLEIVEDEEHQSNKVICHLQANGVSHAFTVTHELVGSADFRELQKLSPSAIGLGRAPYKIKTDGQEQLQPATVELVKAILDKGKQGLSIQRYKGLGEMNPSQLWETTMNPEVRTLLKVKLEDVPGVDEIFTILMGDEVEPRRDFIQAHALEVRNLDV; this is encoded by the coding sequence ATGGCCAGTAAGGACAGTGAGACCACGCCGCAAACTGACAGTTACGGCGCGGATCAAATCAAAGTATTGGAAGGCTTGGATGCCGTTCGGAAACGACCGGCGATGTACATCGGCAGTACCGGTGTGGATGGGCTCCACCACCTTGTCTATGAAGTCGTCGACAACAGTGTCGATGAACATATGGCGGGATTCGGCGAGACGATCGAGGCGACGATTCACATTGACGGCAGCGTCACGGTTGTGGACAACGGCCGCGGTATTCCGACGGGTATGCATTCCATACAAAAGAAGTCGGCTGCCGAGGTGGCGCTGACGGTTTTGCACGCCGGCGGCAAGTTCGAACAGGGGGCCTATACGGTGTCCGGGGGACTCCACGGCGTTGGAATCTCAGTGGTCAATGCCCTCTCAGAATGGCTCGAGCTGGAGATTTGGCAAGACGGCCAGGTGTTTGAGCAGCGTTACGAACGCGGCAAGTCGACTGGTCCCCTGAAAGTGACGGGTAAAACCAAGCGTCGTGGCACGATGGTCACATTCAAGCCGGACGAACAGGTTTTTGAGACACTCGACTTCAGTTTCGACGTGCTGGCACAGCGATTGCGCGAGCTCGCTTTTTTGAACAAGGGGCTGGAGATTACCCTCAAAGATGAGCGGAAAGAACCGGTCAAAGAACAGGTCTTCAAATACAAGGGTGGGATCGTCTCGTTCGTCGAGCATCTGAACGAAGCCAAGGTGCCGCTGCACAAGCCTATCTACGTGCAGGTGGAGAAATCGGAGATGGTGCTTGAGGTCGCACTCCAATACAACGACAGCTACGCCGAGAACCTGTTTTCCTTTGCGAACAACATCAATACAAAGGAAGGCGGCACACACCTGGTAGGCTTCAAAGCAGCCCTCACCCGCACGATCAACACCTACGCGAACACCAATGACTTGCTCAAGAAAGATACCGAATCGCTCACCGGTGACGACGTACGTGAAGGGCTTACCGCCGTAGTCAGTGTCAAGGTCCGGAATCCCCAGTTCGAAGGCCAGACGAAAGCGAAATTGGGCAACAGTGAGGTGAAAGGCATCGTCGAGTCCGCGGTCAACGACGCACTCGGGACCTATTTTGAAGAAAACCCGACTGTGGCTCGAAAGGTCATTGGGAAAGCGATTGACGCGGCTCGTGCTCGTGAAGCGGCACGAAAAGCGAAAGAGCTTATCCGACGCAAGAGCGCGCTCGACGGGGGTTCGCTTCCCGGCAAGCTGGCCGACTGTGCGGAAAAAGATCCGGCGTTGAGCGAGCTGTACATTGTGGAAGGTGATTCGGCCGGCGGTTCAGCGAAGCAGGGGCGCGACCGCAAGTTTCAGGCGATTCTTCCGCTGAAGGGCAAGATCCTCAACGTCGAGAAGGCGCGCTTCGACAAGATGCTCTCGAGCGATGAGATCAGGACGTTGATCATGGCGCTGGGAACCGGCATAGGACGCAAGCGCGAAGAGAGCGAAAAGGCGGACAAAGACGCGTTCGACATCAGCAAGGCCCGGTACCATAAAATCATACTCATGACGGACGCCGACGTGGACGGGAGCCATATCCGGACCCTGCTTCTCACGTTTTTTTTCCGGCAGATGCCGGAGTTGCTGGAGAGAGGCTACATCTACATCGCGCAGCCGCCGCTTTTCAAAGTGAAGAAGGGGAAGACGGAACGGTACCTCAAAGACGAACCGGCATTGAACGAACATTTGGCCGATATCGCCGTCGAGGATGTGGAAGTGTATATGGAAGGAGCACAAGGGTATGTCACGGGACGCCGGCTCCTGCCCATCCTCAAGAAATTGATCGCTTTCGAAACATTGCTCGGACGGCTCAACAAGAAACCCCACGAGGCCAGCATGGTGCGGGCCTTTGTGTGTGAACCGGGCCTCGATCGTGATTTACTCAAAAATGCGGCGGCTCTCAAGAAAGTCCTTGCCAACGTCAAGAAAACCCTTGCGGTGGTCTATCCCAAGCTGACAGCGACGTTGGAGATCGTGGAGGACGAAGAACATCAATCGAACAAAGTCATCTGCCATCTGCAAGCCAACGGGGTTTCCCATGCCTTTACCGTGACGCACGAACTGGTCGGCTCCGCCGATTTCCGAGAGTTGCAGAAACTCTCACCGTCGGCTATCGGCTTGGGCCGGGCGCCTTACAAGATAAAAACCGACGGTCAAGAACAGCTCCAGCCCGCGACGGTCGAGTTGGTCAAGGCGATTCTCGATAAAGGCAAGCAGGGGCTCAGCATCCAGCGCTACAAAGGTCTTGGCGAAATGAACCCGAGTCAGCTTTGGGAAACGACGATGAATCCAGAGGTTCGGACACTCTTGAAAGTCAAACTCGAAGATGTGCCCGGTGTCGACGAGATTTTCACCATCCTGATGGGTGATGAGGTCGAACCCCGACGAGACTTCATTCAAGCCCACGCGCTCGAGGTTAGAAATTTAGACGTATAG
- the gyrA gene encoding DNA gyrase subunit A: MPPDERLGQIAIEDEMRSSYLSYAMSVIVGRALPDVRDGLKPVHRRILHGMNEMGLASNRAYRKSAKIVGEIMGNYHPHGDSAIYDTLVRMAQPFNMRYMLVDGQGNYGSVDGDPPAAMRYTEARLTKVAEDMLADIDKETVDFGPNYDESLVEPLVLPSKIPNLLVNGAGGIAVGYATNIPTHNIGEVVEALLLYLENPDITLAQLMKKIPGPDFPTAGFIYGTAGIKSAYESGRGLLTLRAKVKIESDERTDRERLIVTELPYQVNKSKLIEKIAELIRDERIKGISDLRDESDREGIRVVIELKRGEIPLITLNNLYKLTQLQTTFGVIMLALVNNRPEVLTLKQILHHFIEHRREVVVRRTAFELRKAEERAHILEGLKIALDNLDAVIALIRRAQSPDEARVGLMRQFSLSEIQSNAILEMRLQRLTQLERQKLLEEYKEVLKQIERLKSILGSDALVRSIVKDELIEVREAYKDSRRTQIVKEEAEITLEDMIANEEVVVTISHAGYIKRNPVTLYRAQRRGGKGKIGMGVKEEDFVVTLFTASTHESLLFFTDAGKVYWLKVHEIPDAGRAAKGKALVNLLALSSDEQVTATVPVKEFREDQFVVMATAQGIVKKTELSAYSNPRQGGIIALSLDKGDRLISVHVTDGQREILLGTKKGITIRFKEDDVRSMGRTAHGVRGITLEEGNEVIGMETITPDSTTQILTVTEGGYGKRTPVNEYRVQGRGGKGIISVKTTERNGLAVGFLQVRDGDEIMLMAAHGKVLRCKVDEFREIGRNTQGVRILDLEGTGDRVVAVARLAESAEVLPEEGGG, encoded by the coding sequence ATGCCACCTGATGAAAGATTAGGACAGATCGCCATAGAAGACGAGATGCGCTCATCGTACCTGAGTTACGCGATGAGCGTGATCGTCGGCCGGGCGCTTCCTGACGTGCGTGACGGGCTCAAGCCAGTCCATCGCCGTATTCTCCACGGCATGAACGAAATGGGTCTCGCGTCGAACAGGGCTTATCGAAAGTCCGCCAAGATTGTCGGCGAAATCATGGGGAACTACCATCCCCACGGTGATAGTGCAATCTACGACACCCTCGTGCGGATGGCCCAACCCTTCAACATGCGCTATATGCTCGTGGACGGTCAGGGCAATTACGGATCAGTCGACGGTGATCCGCCGGCCGCCATGCGGTACACCGAAGCCCGCCTGACCAAGGTTGCCGAAGACATGCTGGCCGATATCGACAAGGAGACGGTCGATTTCGGGCCGAACTATGATGAGTCGCTCGTCGAACCACTGGTGCTCCCTTCAAAAATCCCGAATCTTCTCGTCAACGGGGCTGGCGGTATTGCGGTGGGCTATGCCACCAACATACCGACCCACAATATCGGTGAAGTGGTCGAGGCGCTCCTTCTGTACCTGGAGAACCCGGACATCACGCTTGCCCAGTTAATGAAGAAAATCCCCGGCCCCGACTTTCCTACCGCCGGATTCATCTATGGAACGGCCGGCATCAAGTCCGCCTATGAGAGTGGACGGGGTCTCCTGACCTTGCGCGCGAAAGTGAAGATCGAATCAGATGAACGCACGGATCGTGAACGGTTGATCGTCACGGAGCTGCCCTATCAGGTTAATAAGTCCAAGCTGATTGAAAAGATTGCCGAGTTGATCAGGGATGAGCGAATCAAAGGGATTTCCGATCTGCGTGACGAATCAGATCGGGAAGGCATCCGCGTCGTCATTGAGCTTAAACGAGGGGAAATTCCGCTCATCACCTTGAACAATTTGTATAAGCTCACGCAACTCCAGACGACCTTCGGGGTCATCATGCTTGCGCTGGTGAACAACCGGCCGGAAGTGTTGACCCTCAAGCAGATTCTGCATCATTTCATCGAGCACCGGCGCGAGGTCGTCGTCCGTCGGACCGCGTTCGAGCTACGCAAGGCGGAAGAGCGAGCCCACATCCTCGAGGGTCTCAAAATCGCGCTCGACAATCTGGATGCGGTGATTGCCTTGATCCGGCGGGCGCAATCGCCCGATGAAGCTCGAGTCGGCCTGATGCGGCAATTTTCGTTGAGCGAAATCCAGTCCAATGCCATTTTGGAAATGCGGCTCCAGCGGCTCACACAATTGGAGCGCCAGAAACTTCTTGAGGAATATAAAGAGGTCTTGAAACAGATCGAACGGCTCAAGTCGATCCTGGGCAGCGACGCCCTCGTCCGTTCGATCGTCAAAGACGAATTGATAGAGGTGCGTGAAGCCTACAAGGACAGCCGTCGCACTCAGATCGTGAAAGAAGAAGCGGAAATCACGCTGGAAGACATGATCGCGAACGAAGAAGTGGTCGTGACAATCTCGCACGCCGGTTATATCAAGCGTAATCCGGTTACTCTGTATCGGGCGCAGCGGCGTGGCGGCAAAGGCAAGATCGGGATGGGGGTCAAGGAAGAGGATTTTGTCGTGACGCTCTTCACCGCGTCGACCCACGAGTCGCTGCTGTTCTTCACGGACGCCGGAAAGGTCTATTGGTTGAAAGTCCATGAGATTCCTGACGCCGGGCGGGCTGCGAAAGGCAAAGCGCTGGTGAATCTGCTGGCGCTGTCCAGCGACGAGCAGGTCACCGCAACCGTGCCGGTCAAGGAGTTCCGCGAAGACCAGTTCGTGGTGATGGCGACCGCTCAGGGCATCGTCAAGAAGACCGAACTCTCGGCCTACAGCAATCCCCGCCAGGGCGGCATCATTGCGTTGTCGTTGGACAAGGGAGATCGGCTCATCAGCGTGCATGTCACCGACGGTCAGCGGGAAATCCTGTTGGGCACGAAGAAGGGCATCACAATCCGATTTAAGGAAGACGATGTACGGTCTATGGGGCGCACGGCGCACGGAGTCCGCGGCATTACCCTAGAGGAAGGCAACGAAGTCATCGGCATGGAAACGATCACCCCAGACTCGACCACACAAATCCTCACGGTGACGGAGGGCGGCTACGGAAAGCGCACGCCGGTGAACGAGTATCGGGTTCAGGGACGCGGCGGGAAGGGCATCATCAGTGTGAAGACCACGGAACGCAATGGGCTGGCCGTCGGGTTTCTTCAAGTCAGGGACGGCGATGAGATCATGCTGATGGCCGCGCACGGCAAGGTGCTCCGGTGCAAGGTCGATGAGTTCCGTGAGATCGGCCGTAACACCCAGGGAGTTCGAATCCTTGATCTTGAGGGGACGGGCGATCGGGTTGTAGCCGTTGCGCGGTTGGCAGAAAGTGCCGAAGTGTTACCTGAGGAAGGCGGCGGGTAA